The proteins below are encoded in one region of Methanomassiliicoccus luminyensis B10:
- a CDS encoding flavodoxin family protein: MKVVAFNGSPRRTGNTNRALEIALEELRNEGIGTELVQMGSEDFAPCQACYACQANKNRRCKIKTDKVNEWVEKIAAADGVIIGSPVYFGSMNGQTKAFIDRVGLVGRVNGDLFARKVGAAVAVNRRAGSLATFHEINDFFLIGHMVVIGSSYWNVINAHKPGDTDADTEGQEIMRNLGKNMAWVLKKLNG; the protein is encoded by the coding sequence ATGAAGGTCGTCGCGTTCAACGGGAGCCCCCGCCGGACCGGGAACACCAACCGGGCGCTGGAGATCGCGCTGGAAGAGCTGAGGAACGAGGGCATCGGGACCGAACTCGTTCAAATGGGCAGCGAGGACTTCGCCCCCTGCCAGGCCTGCTACGCTTGCCAGGCCAACAAGAACCGCCGGTGCAAGATTAAGACCGACAAGGTCAACGAGTGGGTGGAAAAGATCGCCGCGGCGGACGGCGTCATCATCGGCTCCCCGGTGTACTTCGGCAGCATGAACGGGCAGACCAAGGCCTTCATCGACCGGGTCGGGCTGGTCGGACGGGTCAACGGCGACCTCTTCGCCAGGAAGGTGGGGGCGGCGGTGGCGGTGAACCGCCGGGCCGGATCTCTCGCCACTTTCCACGAGATCAACGACTTCTTCTTGATCGGCCACATGGTCGTCATCGGTTCGAGCTACTGGAACGTGATCAACGCTCACAAGCCCGGGGACACGGACGCGGACACCGAGGGACAGGAGATCATGAGGAACCTGGGGAAGAACATGGCGTGGGTGCTAAAGAAGCTGAATGGGTAA
- a CDS encoding GNAT family N-acetyltransferase: MQERRSELPIAEVLTGAHNLGDFSSENNELTAYLKENALEEQREKTSTTHVLLDDSRDIIGYFTLLNDSIRVANINEEDKVEGYSYGAYPAVKIGRLAVHKDYARKGLGTFMLSLSVSYIFDIHRYSGCRMVTVDAKKGAEGFYEKFGFRKTTVKGKDNETVKMYMDIAAFLMAHDNG; this comes from the coding sequence GTGCAGGAAAGAAGAAGTGAACTGCCAATCGCCGAAGTTTTAACAGGCGCTCACAACCTTGGTGATTTTTCTTCAGAAAACAACGAGCTTACTGCTTATTTAAAAGAGAACGCTCTCGAAGAGCAGCGAGAGAAGACCTCTACTACTCATGTTCTCCTCGATGATAGCAGAGATATAATCGGCTACTTTACATTACTGAACGATTCAATCCGGGTCGCCAATATCAACGAAGAAGATAAGGTTGAAGGCTATTCTTACGGAGCATATCCCGCAGTGAAAATTGGACGACTAGCTGTACACAAGGATTATGCAAGGAAGGGCCTGGGCACTTTCATGCTCTCACTATCTGTCAGCTACATTTTTGACATTCACAGGTACTCAGGTTGTAGGATGGTGACCGTCGACGCAAAGAAAGGGGCTGAGGGTTTTTACGAAAAGTTTGGCTTTAGGAAGACGACCGTAAAAGGCAAAGACAACGAGACTGTAAAAATGTATATGGACATCGCGGCCTTCCTAATGGCTCACGATAACGGGTGA
- the cobO gene encoding cob(I)yrinic acid a,c-diamide adenosyltransferase: MSDRRETIREKLGLVHVYTGDGKGKTTAALGLAMRAIGNGLNVAMVQFMKSPEQYGEWEMSDHIDNFLLLPMGRSCLVEPGKPEKDDVEAAEAALRKAEEILCSGKYDLVILDEVNVASAWKLIRKEDVVSLVKGRPPNVEIVLTGRYAPEEFIDLADLVTEMRLVKHPFQRGIPARAGIER; this comes from the coding sequence ATGTCCGACCGCCGAGAGACTATCAGGGAGAAGCTGGGCCTGGTGCATGTGTACACCGGCGACGGGAAGGGGAAGACCACCGCTGCTCTGGGATTGGCGATGAGGGCCATCGGCAACGGCCTGAACGTCGCCATGGTGCAGTTCATGAAGTCACCGGAGCAGTACGGGGAGTGGGAGATGTCCGACCACATCGATAACTTTCTATTGCTGCCGATGGGCCGTTCCTGCCTGGTCGAGCCGGGAAAGCCCGAGAAGGACGATGTCGAGGCGGCCGAGGCCGCACTGAGGAAGGCCGAGGAGATCCTGTGCTCCGGTAAGTACGACCTGGTGATACTTGACGAGGTCAATGTAGCCTCCGCCTGGAAGCTCATCCGGAAGGAAGATGTGGTCAGCCTCGTGAAAGGTCGCCCGCCCAACGTCGAGATCGTACTGACCGGCCGCTACGCTCCGGAGGAGTTCATCGACCTCGCCGACCTGGTCACCGAGATGCGGCTCGTAAAGCACCCCTTCCAGAGAGGGATCCCGGCCCGGGCCGGAATAGAACGTTGA